CATCAAATGCGCCAAGGCGCAGGTCGCGGAGAATCTCAATCCTTTCAATGGTATCAATGTCGGAATGCATGTAGCGCACGCGGATGCCTTGCTCGTGCAGATATTCGGTCAGATCCTCGGCCATGCGTTTGGTTAGGGTGGTGACCAGCGTGCGGTAGCCTGCCCCCGAGACGCGGCGCACCTCGTCGAGCAGATCATCGACCTGCATTTCGACCGGCCGGATTTCCACCTCGGGGTCCAGCAACCCCGTGGGCCGGATCACCTGTTCGGTGAAGACGCCGCCGGTTTGTTCAATCTCCCATTTTGCCGGAGTGGCGGACACAAAGACCGATTGCGGGCGCATGGCGTCCCATTCCTCGAACTTCAGCGGGCGATTGTCCATGCAGGACGGCAGGCGGAAGCCATGTTCGGCGAGCGTAAATTTGCGGCGATAGTCGCCCTTGTACATGCCGCCGATTTGGGGGACGGAGACGTGAGATTCATCCGCGAAAACAATGGCATGGTCGGGGATGAACTCAAAAAGCGTGGGGGGTGGTTCGCCCGGCGCACGGCCTGTGAGGTAGCGCGAATAGTTCTCGATCCCGTTGCACACGCCCGTGGCCTCAAGCATTTCCAGATCGAAATTGGTACGCTGCTCAAGGCGCTGCGCTTCGAGCAACCGGCCATCATCCACCAGTTGGTCGAGCCGCGTGCGGAGTTCTTTTTTGATGCCGATCATGGCCTGTTGCATCGTCGGTTTCGGGGTCACGTAATGCGAATTGGCGTAGACGCGGATGTGCTCGAAGCTGTCGGTTTTCTCCCCTGTCAAAGGATCGAATTCGGTAATGGATTCAAGCTCCTCCCCGAAAAAGCTCAACTTCCAGGCACGGTCTTCAAGGTGGGCAGGAAAGATCTCCAGGCTGTCGCCACGCACCCGGAATGATCCGCGCTGAAACGCTTGATCATTGCGGCGGTACTGCTGCGCCACAAGGTCGGCCATCACAGCGCGCTGATCATAGTCTGAACCGACCTTGAGGTCCTGCGTCATGGCACCGTAGGTTTCGACCGAGCCGATGCCGTAGATGCAACTGACTGAGGCCACGATGATGACGTCGTCCCGCTCCAGAAGCGCCCGCGTGGCTGAGTGGCGCATGCGGTCGATCTGTTCGTTGATCTGGGATTCTTTCTCGATATAGGTGTCCGAGCGCGGCACGTAGGCCTCGGGCTGGTAGTAGTCATAGTAGCTGACGAAGTATTCCACCGCATTATTGGGAAAGAACCCCTTGAATTCGCCGTATAATTGCGCGGCCAGCGTTTTGTTGGGAGCCAGGATGATCGCCGGGCGTTGAGTTTCCTCGATGACCTTGGCCATGGTGTAGGTTTTGCCCGTGCCGGTGGCGCCCAAGAGCACCTGATCCCGCTCGCCCTCGTTGACACCTTGCGACAGCTCGGCAATCGCCGTGGGCTGGTCGCCTGCGGGGGCAAACTCTGTCACCATCTCAAACCGCTTGCCGCCCTCCAGCTTCAGCCGGTCGCGCACATCAGGGGCTGGTGCGTGCATCAGGGCGTCGGTCTTGTCCGAATGGGCATAGGGCATGGGGTGATTCCTTTGGCTCTCACCAGAGTTGATGCCTCGGCCAGAGAGTTCAAGATGCGCTGGGGTGCCATCCAACATTGCTGACACAAAATGTCAGGGTGCGGATTTGGGTATTTGTGACAAGAAAGAAGCCGGTTTGATGGGGATTGCGCGCATTTGCGCTCTTGTGAGGGCGGGGGCAGTTGCGCTACATCCTTTAAGCGGGAAATGGAGTTTTCGAATGCCAGCACGGATCTACAAGCCAGCGCGCAACGCCATGCAATCTGGTAGTGCCAAGACCAAGCACTGGGTTTTGGAATTCGTCAATGAATCAGGCCGTGAGGTGGATCCGTTGATGGGCTGGACCAGCTCGGCAGACACGCAGACCCAGGTGCGTCTTCGCTTTGAGACCAAAGAGGCGGCGCTGGAGTATGCGCAGGACCATGGCATTGAGGCCGTGGTGAGCGAACCCAAAATCCGTAAGGCCAATATACGCAAAGGCGGTTACGGCGAAAACTTCGCAACCAGCCGGCGTGGTGCGTGGACACATTAAGGCACCTGAAACTCTCGCAATTTTGATACGGATCAAGGCTGCCTTTGGCAAACAAAGGTACACTTGGCGCATGTCAAAATGAACGGGAGAGTGCGATGGCCAATGGAACTCAAAAAACGCAAAATGCGAAACCTGTGGCAAAGGCTGCGCCTGCGGCGGCCAAGACCGTTTCGGGTACAGATGCGGAATATGGAACCTATCCTTATTCCGACAAACTGAGCCGGAGGGACTATGAAACCCAGAAAGCGCAGCTGCAGGCGGAGCTTTTGAAGGCGCAGTTGTGGGCACAGGAGAGCGGCGAGAAGTATGTATTGATTTTCGAAGGTCGTGATGCGGCGGGCAAGGGCGGCACGATCAAGCGGTTTACCGAGCATCTCAACCCCCGACAGGCGCGGGTTGTGGCGCTCAACAAACCCACCGATGAAGAAAAAGGTCAGTGGTTTTTCCAGCGTTACATCGACCATCTGCCGACGTCGGGTGAAATGGTGTTCTATGACCGCTCCTGGTACAACCGGGCCGGTGTTGAGCGGGTTATGGGGTTTTGCGAACCTGCCGAATACTTGGAATTCATGCGCCAGACGCCCGAGCTTGAGCGTATGCTGGTGCGCTCTGGCATCAAGCTTTACAAATACTGGTTTTCGGTCGGGCAGGGCGAACAGAAGCGCCGCTTTGACAGTCGCGCGACCGATCCCTTGAAACAGTGGAAGCTCAGCCCGATTGACAAGCAAAGCCTTGGCAAATGGGATGACTATACCGAAGCCAAGGAAGCGATGTTTTTCTACACCGACACTGCCGATGCGCCCTGGACGGTGATCAAGTCAAACGACAAAAAACGAGCGCGGCTGGCCTGTATGCAGCATTTCCTGAGCTCGGTTGACTATCCGGGCAAGGACCACAAGATCGTCACCGGGCCGGACCCTTTGATCGTATCTTCGGCCAGAAATGTGCTGCACAAGGCCGATCATATCCTGGGCAAGTCACTGCATCCCGAAACACGTCGCAAACAATAGCGTGATTGCGCCTATCGGGCTTGCCCGGGGGCTGCGCCCGGCATAAGTCTGAGGCCATGTTTCGTGTCTTTGCTTTGATGCTGTTGATGTGGGCTGCGCCTATGGCGCAGGCACATCCACATGTCTTTGTGGATGTCGGTCTCACGTTTGAGACAGATGCAGACGGCAACATCACTGCCGTTCAGGTGCGCTGGACATATGATGGGCTTTTCACACTCTTGGTGCTGGCGGATGGGGGCTATGACGCGGACGCGGACCTGAAGCTGACCGAAGATGAAAAAGCGGCCCTTCTGGGGTTCGAGTTGACGGACTGGCCAGAGGGGTTCGAGGGTGCCTTGTTCCTGCATTCGGGTCAGAAAAAAGTAACCTTGGGAACGCCGGAAGCCATTTCGGTTGAATTGGTGGACGGGCAGCTTGAGACAGTGCATCGACGCAGCCTGGAGCCGACAGAGGCCCATGATCTGGTCGTAGAGCCGTTTGATCCGTATTACTATGCGGCCTTGACGCTGCGATCCGTTGGCGGGTTGCCCGAGACGTGCAAGACCGCAATCACGAGACCCAATCTGGATGAAGTTACAGAGTGGGTCGCCGGTTTGGGCGATCAGTCGGGTGAATCCTTCTTCGAAGAGTTCCGCGTCGGCAAATACTACACCGATCGCCTGGAGGTGACATGCGCCACGTCGTAACGGGGGGCGCAATTGTGGTGGTTGGTCTTGCTGTCTGGCTCTGGGGCATGGGCGGATCAGATCACATCCTGAACTGGGCAACCGCCGGGCAGGAACGCGTGCAGAACGCCATGGCAGGCTATCTGCAAGAGCTACGATCCGGGAATAGCGCGGCGCTCGTCGGGCTGTGGGGCTTGTGTTTCGCCTATGGGTTTTTTCACGCGGCGGGGCCGGGACATGGGAAGCTGTTAATCGGCGGGTATGGCCTGGGCGCGCAGGTGCCTTTGACCCGTTTGAGCCTGATAGCCGTGATCTCCAGCCTCGCGCAAGCCGCTGTAGCTGTGGCGCTGGTCTATGCCGGGGTGTTTATTCTGGGGCTGTCGCGCACCGCGATGACGGATGTCTCAGACAGATGGCTGGCACCTGCCAGTTATGCCGCGATTGCAACCGTGGGCATGTGGCTTTGGCTGCGCGGGTTGCGTCACTGGCGGCAAGCGCGCAAGCCGCATCACCATGATCACCATGATCACCATGATCACCATGACGATCACGTCTGTCACACTTGCGGGCACAGCCACGCACCGGATGCAGAACATGTCACTCAGGCGCGCACGCTGCGCGATATGCTCGTGTTGATTGGGGCCATCGCCATCCGGCCCTGCACCGGGGCGCTGTTCCTGCTTATCCTGACGGTTCAGCTTGGCATCGGCATGGCGGGTGTCGTCGGCGCGTTCATCATGGGGTTGGGCACGGCCAGCGTCACCTTGGCCGTCGCCATCGCATCAGTCACCCTGCGAGATGGACTGCTGGCCCGGTTGGCCACATCCGGGCGCATTCCGCGCGCGTTGCCGCTGGTAGAGATGGCCGCAGGCGCGCTGGTGGCCATCGTCTCTTTGCAACTGATGATGCGCACGCTCTAATCGTCAAAGCAATCTTCTTGCACACATGTCAGCGCGGCTCTAGGGCTGATCTATGCAAGCTCGCCTGTCATATAGCCAACACGCCCGTGCAACGCTCAAGCTGGGCCTGCCCTTAGTGGGCAGCCATGTGGCTCAGATGGCCATCACGCTCACCGATGCGGTGATGCTGGGTTGGTACTCGGTCGAGGCGCTGGCTGCCGAAGTGCTGGGCGGGACTCTGTTTTACACACTCTTTCTGGTGGGGTCCGGCTTTGCCTGGGCGGTCATGCCGATGGTGGCCGCGGCGGCGGCGTCGGGGGATGAAACGCAGATCCGCCGCGTGGCGCGCATGGGCGGCTGGGCCTCGATGATGTTTGCGGCCCTCGTGATGCCGATCATGCTGTTTGCCGAGCCACTTTTCGTGTCCATGGGACAGGATACGGGCGTGTCGGCCTTGGCGGGGGACTATGCCGAACTGGTTGGCCTTGCGCTGATCCCGTCGCTTCTGGTGATGGTGCTGAAATCCTATCTCGCCGCGCTAGAGCGCACGCAGATTGTGCTTTGGGTAACAGTCGGGGCCGTGGGGTTGAACGTGCTGGTCAACTACGCCTTCATCTTTGGCAACTGGGGTGCACCGGAATTGGGCGTGCGGGGTGCTGCGCTGGCGTCGCTGATCACCACAAGCATCTCGTTCATCGTGCTGGCCATCTATGCCACGCGCGTGGAACCGGAACATGCGCTTTTCACCCGCATCTGGCGCCCTGACTGGGAGGCGCTGGGGCAAGTCTTTCGCCTCGGCTGGCCGATTGGGATGACAAGCCTGGCCGAAACCGGGCTCTTTGCCGCCTCAACGGTCATGATGGGTTGGCTGGGAACCATCCCGCTGGCGGCACATGGGATAGCGATGCAGGTGGCCTCAGTCACGTTCATGGTGCATCTGGGCCTCTCCAACGCGGCCACGGTGCGCACTGGCCAAGCCTTTGGGCGTGGGGATGGCCCGGGACTGCGCGATGGGGCCAAGGTGGTTCTGGGCCTGTCGATGGCTTTTGCGCTTGTCACTGTGGTGATCCTTTTGGTGATGCCAGAGCCGTTGATTTCGCTGTTCCTCGATCCCGATGAGCCAGACCGCGCGGCGGTGATTGGCGTGGGCGTAGGCCTTCTGGCGGCGGCGGCGCTCTTTCAGCTGATGGACGGAGGGCAGGTCATGGCACTTGGCCTGTTGCGCGGGGTGCAGGACACCCGTGCACCGATGATCATCGCCACGATCAG
This DNA window, taken from Roseovarius sp. S88, encodes the following:
- the uvrB gene encoding excinuclease ABC subunit UvrB, yielding MPYAHSDKTDALMHAPAPDVRDRLKLEGGKRFEMVTEFAPAGDQPTAIAELSQGVNEGERDQVLLGATGTGKTYTMAKVIEETQRPAIILAPNKTLAAQLYGEFKGFFPNNAVEYFVSYYDYYQPEAYVPRSDTYIEKESQINEQIDRMRHSATRALLERDDVIIVASVSCIYGIGSVETYGAMTQDLKVGSDYDQRAVMADLVAQQYRRNDQAFQRGSFRVRGDSLEIFPAHLEDRAWKLSFFGEELESITEFDPLTGEKTDSFEHIRVYANSHYVTPKPTMQQAMIGIKKELRTRLDQLVDDGRLLEAQRLEQRTNFDLEMLEATGVCNGIENYSRYLTGRAPGEPPPTLFEFIPDHAIVFADESHVSVPQIGGMYKGDYRRKFTLAEHGFRLPSCMDNRPLKFEEWDAMRPQSVFVSATPAKWEIEQTGGVFTEQVIRPTGLLDPEVEIRPVEMQVDDLLDEVRRVSGAGYRTLVTTLTKRMAEDLTEYLHEQGIRVRYMHSDIDTIERIEILRDLRLGAFDVLVGINLLREGLDIPECGLVAILDADKEGFLRSETSLIQTIGRAARNADGRVIMYADRITGSMERALGETNRRRDKQIAYNEEHGITPSTIKKNVEDILQGLYKGDVDMNRVTAKVDKPMVGANLQAHLDGLRAEMRKAAENLEFEEAARLRDEVKRLEAVDLAVADDPLARQSAVEAASDGAKGRSTAGRPGQRGGNVKRRKR
- the ppk2 gene encoding polyphosphate kinase 2; translation: MANGTQKTQNAKPVAKAAPAAAKTVSGTDAEYGTYPYSDKLSRRDYETQKAQLQAELLKAQLWAQESGEKYVLIFEGRDAAGKGGTIKRFTEHLNPRQARVVALNKPTDEEKGQWFFQRYIDHLPTSGEMVFYDRSWYNRAGVERVMGFCEPAEYLEFMRQTPELERMLVRSGIKLYKYWFSVGQGEQKRRFDSRATDPLKQWKLSPIDKQSLGKWDDYTEAKEAMFFYTDTADAPWTVIKSNDKKRARLACMQHFLSSVDYPGKDHKIVTGPDPLIVSSARNVLHKADHILGKSLHPETRRKQ
- a CDS encoding MATE family efflux transporter; translation: MQARLSYSQHARATLKLGLPLVGSHVAQMAITLTDAVMLGWYSVEALAAEVLGGTLFYTLFLVGSGFAWAVMPMVAAAAASGDETQIRRVARMGGWASMMFAALVMPIMLFAEPLFVSMGQDTGVSALAGDYAELVGLALIPSLLVMVLKSYLAALERTQIVLWVTVGAVGLNVLVNYAFIFGNWGAPELGVRGAALASLITTSISFIVLAIYATRVEPEHALFTRIWRPDWEALGQVFRLGWPIGMTSLAETGLFAASTVMMGWLGTIPLAAHGIAMQVASVTFMVHLGLSNAATVRTGQAFGRGDGPGLRDGAKVVLGLSMAFALVTVVILLVMPEPLISLFLDPDEPDRAAVIGVGVGLLAAAALFQLMDGGQVMALGLLRGVQDTRAPMIIATISYWIVGVPVSYLFGFTWGWGGVGIWLGLAVGLALAAVLLLVRFWGWSGRNVGARALQEDPETAT
- a CDS encoding ETC complex I subunit — translated: MPARIYKPARNAMQSGSAKTKHWVLEFVNESGREVDPLMGWTSSADTQTQVRLRFETKEAALEYAQDHGIEAVVSEPKIRKANIRKGGYGENFATSRRGAWTH
- a CDS encoding nickel/cobalt transporter; the protein is MRHVVTGGAIVVVGLAVWLWGMGGSDHILNWATAGQERVQNAMAGYLQELRSGNSAALVGLWGLCFAYGFFHAAGPGHGKLLIGGYGLGAQVPLTRLSLIAVISSLAQAAVAVALVYAGVFILGLSRTAMTDVSDRWLAPASYAAIATVGMWLWLRGLRHWRQARKPHHHDHHDHHDHHDDHVCHTCGHSHAPDAEHVTQARTLRDMLVLIGAIAIRPCTGALFLLILTVQLGIGMAGVVGAFIMGLGTASVTLAVAIASVTLRDGLLARLATSGRIPRALPLVEMAAGALVAIVSLQLMMRTL
- a CDS encoding DUF1007 family protein → MFRVFALMLLMWAAPMAQAHPHVFVDVGLTFETDADGNITAVQVRWTYDGLFTLLVLADGGYDADADLKLTEDEKAALLGFELTDWPEGFEGALFLHSGQKKVTLGTPEAISVELVDGQLETVHRRSLEPTEAHDLVVEPFDPYYYAALTLRSVGGLPETCKTAITRPNLDEVTEWVAGLGDQSGESFFEEFRVGKYYTDRLEVTCATS